A single Atopobiaceae bacterium DNA region contains:
- a CDS encoding MBL fold metallo-hydrolase, producing MSRCQGGCSSDTSCGGCGGGEGCSAGEDAGCAGCSGCGSAPSHDDIAIRQMIVGPIETNCYAVISDGECMVVDPGASGAAIAERLSDVHVALIVATHGHGDHVSGVAALQAATGASFAMAAADVEMASHAGSGQFDDVPYDDDAPAPDRTLEEGDVVGVGTATFQVIACPGHTPGGIALLGCGLAFVGDTLFKGSAGRTDLEGGSEADLMHSLARLKVAVPPETTVLPGHGDITTMGSELEHNPYLR from the coding sequence ATGTCAAGGTGCCAAGGGGGCTGCTCGTCCGACACGTCATGCGGTGGCTGCGGTGGGGGAGAAGGCTGCTCGGCTGGCGAGGATGCCGGCTGTGCAGGCTGCTCTGGCTGCGGATCCGCCCCTTCGCATGACGACATCGCCATCAGGCAGATGATCGTCGGCCCTATCGAGACGAACTGCTATGCCGTCATATCGGACGGCGAGTGCATGGTGGTCGACCCGGGTGCCTCTGGCGCGGCCATAGCCGAGAGGCTCTCGGACGTGCATGTGGCTCTCATCGTGGCCACCCATGGGCATGGGGACCACGTCAGTGGTGTCGCGGCCCTGCAGGCGGCCACGGGCGCTTCCTTCGCCATGGCCGCGGCTGACGTCGAGATGGCGTCCCACGCGGGGAGCGGCCAGTTCGACGACGTCCCCTACGACGATGACGCCCCGGCGCCCGACCGTACCCTCGAGGAGGGGGACGTGGTCGGCGTGGGCACTGCGACCTTCCAGGTCATCGCCTGTCCCGGCCATACGCCGGGTGGCATCGCGCTCCTGGGCTGTGGCCTCGCCTTCGTGGGAGACACGCTGTTCAAGGGCTCGGCCGGGCGCACGGACCTCGAGGGAGGGAGCGAGGCCGACCTCATGCATTCCCTCGCACGCCTCAAGGTCGCGGTCCCGCCTGAGACCACGGTCCTCCCCGGGCATGGGGACATTACCACCATGGGCTCTGAGCTCGAGCATAATCCGTACCTGAGATAA
- a CDS encoding NlpC/P60 family protein, whose amino-acid sequence MRGKMGWGSTVLLADNEGKLATQSGWLVTGAYDGGTLQRYYMVNAWSDYKGARTGWFTVSGSNFYGRNTVGYVARNGYIQHNGSWYQADNDGKLTRVTSGKIGWQNPSWMYQVSCYNASLPSYAEGYFTYVTPSRIAINASRQDCVNAFMGRAYDYLGSPYIWDYAMQPGVGVDCAGLVIQCLYAVGINSVYNPYDHMYDPWQDHDATNMYNDSKFEHVSISNISYGDLVFYSGHIAIYIGNGQVINATSPSEGVVINSVYRFSIIGVGRVFA is encoded by the coding sequence ATGCGCGGCAAGATGGGCTGGGGCTCCACCGTGCTCCTGGCCGACAACGAGGGCAAGCTGGCGACCCAGTCGGGCTGGCTCGTGACCGGCGCCTACGACGGGGGCACGCTGCAGCGCTACTACATGGTCAACGCCTGGAGCGACTACAAGGGCGCAAGGACCGGCTGGTTCACCGTGAGCGGCTCGAACTTCTACGGACGCAACACCGTAGGCTATGTCGCACGCAACGGTTATATCCAGCATAATGGGTCCTGGTACCAGGCCGACAACGATGGCAAGCTCACCCGCGTCACATCCGGCAAGATCGGTTGGCAGAACCCCTCGTGGATGTATCAGGTCTCGTGCTATAACGCGAGCCTGCCCTCCTATGCCGAAGGCTATTTCACCTATGTGACCCCCTCTCGAATTGCGATCAACGCCTCCCGGCAGGATTGCGTCAACGCCTTCATGGGACGCGCCTACGACTACCTGGGGTCGCCCTACATCTGGGACTACGCCATGCAACCAGGCGTCGGCGTCGACTGCGCGGGCCTCGTGATCCAGTGCCTCTATGCCGTGGGTATCAACTCCGTGTACAACCCATATGACCACATGTATGACCCCTGGCAGGACCACGACGCGACGAACATGTACAACGACAGCAAGTTCGAGCACGTCTCCATCAGCAACATAAGCTATGGCGACCTCGTGTTCTATTCCGGCCATATTGCCATCTACATCGGCAACGGCCAGGTCATCAATGCGACCAGCCCCTCGGAAGGCGTCGTCATCAACAGCGTCTATCGTTTCAGCATCATCGGTGTGGGCCGCGTCTTCGCATAG